In a single window of the Terriglobus roseus genome:
- a CDS encoding sugar phosphate isomerase/epimerase family protein, giving the protein MIVTRRQFGKIAAATGAAAAFAGPANLFAAAKPNSNFNGVQIGVISYSYRQMPDFGTENANAVLRYALADGISAVELENVQEEWAGAPKRPMMQRPAGVPAVQTGPPTGGPPPRRQMTPEQMAAQAKFAEEMTAFRLSVPMSKYEALRKMYNDTGVSIYAFKITLNMKMQDAEFDYAFKAAKACGANQITMEMPDGQPELTKRIGDFGSKYKMMVGYHAHLQATPTTWDEAMAQSPYNGANLDIGHFIAAGNSPESALEFMKKNHARITSMHMKDRKSPAHGETNMPWGEGDTPIKQALQLMKKEGWKFPATIELEYTIPEGSDSVKEVAKSVAYAKAALA; this is encoded by the coding sequence ATGATCGTCACCAGAAGACAGTTTGGAAAAATTGCAGCGGCCACCGGCGCCGCTGCTGCGTTTGCGGGCCCCGCGAACCTCTTCGCAGCGGCAAAGCCCAATTCGAATTTCAACGGCGTGCAGATCGGCGTCATCAGCTACAGCTATCGCCAGATGCCGGACTTCGGAACGGAGAACGCAAATGCCGTGCTGCGCTATGCGCTGGCTGACGGCATCAGTGCGGTCGAGCTGGAGAACGTGCAGGAAGAGTGGGCAGGCGCGCCGAAGCGTCCGATGATGCAGCGGCCAGCAGGTGTTCCTGCCGTGCAGACCGGGCCGCCTACCGGTGGACCGCCGCCGCGCCGGCAGATGACGCCGGAGCAGATGGCCGCACAGGCGAAGTTCGCAGAGGAGATGACGGCGTTCCGCCTGTCCGTTCCCATGAGCAAGTACGAAGCGTTGCGCAAGATGTACAACGACACCGGCGTGAGCATCTACGCCTTTAAGATCACGCTGAACATGAAGATGCAGGACGCTGAGTTCGACTATGCCTTCAAGGCTGCGAAGGCCTGCGGCGCGAACCAGATCACCATGGAGATGCCGGATGGACAGCCGGAGCTGACCAAGCGCATCGGCGACTTTGGCAGCAAGTACAAGATGATGGTGGGCTACCACGCGCACCTGCAGGCCACGCCCACCACGTGGGATGAAGCCATGGCGCAGTCGCCCTACAACGGTGCGAACCTCGACATTGGCCACTTCATCGCGGCCGGCAACTCGCCCGAAAGTGCGCTGGAGTTCATGAAGAAGAATCATGCGCGCATCACCAGCATGCACATGAAGGATCGCAAGTCACCCGCACACGGCGAAACCAATATGCCGTGGGGAGAGGGTGATACACCGATCAAGCAGGCGCTGCAGCTGATGAAGAAAGAAGGCTGGAAGTTCCCGGCCACGATCGAACTGGAGTACACGATCCCCGAGGGTTCGGACTCAGTGAAAGAAGTGGCAAAGAGCGTCGCCTACGCCAAGGCCGCACTGGCCTAG
- the rpsU gene encoding 30S ribosomal protein S21 — translation MAEVRLQEGEPLENALRRFKRKVQQEDIIKEVKRHSFYLKPGEKKRVKEALARKRNRKKVRKEQD, via the coding sequence TTGGCAGAAGTTCGTCTGCAAGAGGGTGAGCCCCTCGAGAATGCTCTTCGCCGCTTCAAGCGCAAGGTGCAGCAGGAAGACATCATCAAGGAAGTCAAGCGTCACTCCTTCTACCTGAAGCCCGGCGAGAAGAAGCGCGTTAAGGAAGCCCTGGCACGCAAGCGGAATCGCAAGAAGGTTCGCAAGGAACAGGACTAG
- a CDS encoding TonB-dependent siderophore receptor, whose translation MSLSRTKAGFALAAAALLLPGLALAAAPDTCSVDVSVPAVPVSLTVRDASGATIDRAAVQVVCGATVRTLQTAQDGSVTVSLHPGHYRVTVQAAGFAQLDQADVILPQGDGPAALTLHPGSATDVVNVTAQSGFVPFDSNAGSKTNAALIEVPQSISIVNQLEMESRNVITMNEALRYTAGVQADEFGVEPRFDWLKLRGFAAETFGVFRDGMRFNSLSGKLDPYELESVEVLRGPSSVLYGEVPPGGLINQVTKRPSAERHTEIGGQYGAYDRRQFQFDTTGPFDHAQVWRYRLLGLIRNSGTQTAYTPDNRRLIAPSLTYHPGDRTNFTVLGDWQHDRTQWSQFLPSQGTLTSNPNGVIPISAFVGEPGFDKVTRDQASFGYTGDHLLQDGWNVHSNYRYQYINFHGQTIYGGGFDGTSLTNMIRYAYTLPTRNRINTVDNRALRRFHTGDWEQTLLFGYDYQHVAVRSSQAFQQVADINIYHPVYGVTTVPTLSPYVNQDNLLQQHGLYVQDQIKYRNHLIFTLGGRQDFARNDTANFLTNTESGHLDQRFTGRVGVSYLTSSGISPYVAYSTSFLPNAGSLVYNATTGLSTTPAKPSDSRQIEAGVKVQPATWNSYLTAAFFQINQTNVLVSNAAFQSYQSGEVRSRGVELEAVASLHHGLSLHGSYTFTGTETLQDQTTANIGKWLPQTPRNQVGMLTDYTVRGGRFAGLGGNFGVRFTGKNAADSANTFFVPDYALMDAGLRFGYRGTLFSVNATNLTDKRYVATCSGASYCYYGYARNVIGSAKYTF comes from the coding sequence TTGTCTCTCTCCCGTACCAAGGCTGGCTTCGCCCTCGCTGCCGCAGCCCTTCTTCTGCCAGGTCTTGCCCTCGCGGCTGCCCCTGACACCTGTTCTGTCGATGTCAGTGTCCCGGCTGTTCCCGTGAGCCTGACCGTCCGCGATGCCAGCGGAGCCACTATCGACCGCGCCGCGGTCCAGGTCGTCTGTGGTGCCACGGTTCGCACGCTCCAGACCGCGCAGGATGGTTCGGTCACCGTCTCCCTGCACCCCGGACACTATCGCGTCACGGTGCAGGCCGCGGGTTTTGCGCAGCTCGACCAGGCGGATGTAATCCTGCCACAGGGTGATGGTCCCGCCGCGCTCACGCTGCATCCCGGATCGGCGACGGACGTGGTGAATGTTACGGCGCAGAGCGGCTTTGTACCTTTCGATTCGAATGCCGGTTCCAAGACGAACGCAGCGCTCATCGAGGTGCCACAGTCCATTTCCATCGTGAACCAGCTTGAGATGGAGTCGCGCAACGTGATCACCATGAACGAGGCACTCCGCTACACGGCGGGCGTCCAGGCGGACGAGTTCGGCGTGGAGCCGCGCTTCGACTGGCTGAAGCTGCGTGGCTTCGCTGCGGAGACCTTCGGTGTCTTCCGCGATGGCATGCGCTTCAACTCGCTCTCGGGCAAACTGGATCCTTACGAACTCGAGAGCGTGGAAGTCCTGCGCGGACCCAGCTCCGTCCTGTATGGTGAAGTGCCTCCGGGCGGCCTGATCAACCAAGTGACGAAGCGTCCCAGCGCCGAGCGTCATACCGAAATCGGCGGCCAGTATGGTGCCTACGATCGCCGTCAGTTTCAGTTCGATACAACCGGGCCCTTCGACCACGCGCAGGTGTGGCGCTACCGGCTGCTGGGCTTGATCCGCAACAGCGGCACGCAGACGGCCTACACGCCCGACAACCGCCGCCTAATTGCACCGTCGCTCACCTACCATCCCGGCGACCGCACCAACTTCACGGTGCTGGGTGACTGGCAGCACGACCGCACGCAGTGGAGCCAGTTCCTGCCCTCGCAGGGCACACTCACCAGCAACCCTAATGGCGTGATTCCGATCAGCGCCTTCGTCGGCGAACCCGGCTTCGATAAGGTCACACGCGACCAGGCATCGTTCGGCTATACGGGCGACCATCTTCTGCAGGATGGCTGGAACGTTCACAGCAACTATCGCTACCAGTACATCAACTTCCACGGACAGACGATCTACGGCGGTGGCTTCGACGGCACCAGCCTGACAAACATGATCCGCTATGCCTACACGCTGCCCACGCGCAACCGCATCAACACCGTGGACAACCGTGCGCTACGCCGCTTCCACACCGGCGACTGGGAGCAGACGCTGCTGTTTGGCTACGACTATCAGCATGTCGCGGTCCGCAGCTCGCAGGCCTTTCAGCAGGTGGCAGACATCAACATTTACCACCCGGTCTACGGCGTGACGACGGTTCCCACGCTGTCGCCCTATGTGAACCAGGACAACCTGCTGCAGCAGCACGGCCTGTACGTGCAGGACCAGATCAAGTACCGCAACCACCTGATCTTCACGCTGGGCGGTCGGCAGGACTTCGCACGGAATGACACGGCGAACTTCCTGACGAATACGGAGTCGGGCCATCTGGACCAGCGCTTCACGGGACGTGTGGGTGTGTCGTATCTCACCAGCAGCGGCATCTCGCCCTATGTTGCGTACTCCACCAGCTTCCTGCCGAACGCCGGCAGCCTGGTCTACAACGCGACGACCGGTCTTTCCACCACACCGGCCAAGCCCAGCGATTCCCGCCAGATTGAAGCGGGTGTGAAGGTGCAGCCGGCCACCTGGAACAGCTACCTGACGGCGGCGTTCTTCCAGATCAACCAGACGAATGTGCTCGTAAGCAACGCAGCCTTCCAGAGCTACCAGAGCGGCGAAGTTCGCTCTCGCGGTGTGGAGCTTGAGGCGGTTGCAAGTCTGCATCATGGCCTGAGCCTGCACGGCAGCTACACCTTCACCGGCACAGAGACACTGCAGGACCAGACCACCGCGAACATCGGTAAGTGGCTGCCGCAGACACCGCGCAACCAGGTGGGAATGCTCACCGATTACACGGTGCGAGGCGGACGCTTCGCAGGTCTTGGCGGTAATTTCGGCGTGCGCTTCACCGGCAAGAATGCGGCAGACAGTGCGAATACCTTCTTCGTGCCGGACTACGCGCTGATGGATGCGGGTCTTCGCTTCGGCTATCGCGGTACCTTATTCAGCGTTAATGCAACGAACCTTACGGACAAGCGCTATGTCGCAACCTGCAGCGGCGCCAGCTACTGCTACTACGGCTATGCTCGGAATGTGATCGGTTCGGCGAAGTACACCTTCTAG
- a CDS encoding PepSY-associated TM helix domain-containing protein, whose amino-acid sequence MAFFQTLVQHPRKLWIRRALFQVHLWLGVLLSLYVAVIGLSGSVIVWEDEIDAHAYRHVRYDERHLAQPAQVMANAHAAYPNETVTYFMFPQADAPVYTVYLRDARNEKRIVRANASTGELLPAANSSFVDWVHELHVYLLMGHTGFVINCVAGIGIFVLALTGIALWWPGLRLWMRGFYLSLHHNWKRINYDAHSAIGVWTLLIVSMWGLTSIDFLWPTQTTAAVNAVLPIRGMQAPIAIKPARLGAPASLQTIVDKAHSLSPTAFLSGVLFPIGKTGNIVTYMDTAAVGDYTHRDIHTFAADGTLLTTWHYGHNETLGDWILWLVNPLHFGTLWGTPVKVLWSILGLSLPALSITGLLMYWNRYLGKRWAKLSALPQRGCPRTVPQ is encoded by the coding sequence ATGGCCTTCTTCCAAACGCTCGTACAGCATCCGCGCAAGCTGTGGATCCGCAGGGCGCTCTTCCAGGTTCATCTCTGGCTGGGCGTCCTGCTTTCGCTGTACGTCGCGGTCATCGGATTATCGGGCTCGGTGATCGTGTGGGAAGACGAGATCGACGCGCATGCCTACCGGCACGTGCGCTACGACGAACGCCACCTGGCGCAGCCAGCACAGGTGATGGCGAACGCGCATGCAGCGTACCCGAACGAGACCGTCACCTACTTCATGTTTCCGCAGGCAGACGCACCGGTCTACACCGTCTACCTTCGCGATGCGCGTAACGAAAAGCGCATTGTCCGCGCGAATGCTTCTACCGGTGAGCTGCTGCCCGCAGCAAACAGTTCGTTCGTCGACTGGGTGCATGAGCTCCACGTCTACCTGCTGATGGGGCACACCGGATTTGTGATCAACTGCGTCGCAGGCATCGGCATCTTCGTCCTTGCGCTCACAGGCATCGCGTTGTGGTGGCCGGGGCTTCGGCTGTGGATGCGTGGTTTCTACCTCTCGCTGCACCACAACTGGAAGCGCATCAACTACGACGCACACAGCGCGATCGGCGTGTGGACGTTGCTGATCGTCAGCATGTGGGGACTCACGTCGATCGACTTCCTGTGGCCTACGCAGACTACCGCTGCAGTCAATGCAGTGCTGCCCATACGAGGCATGCAGGCGCCCATCGCGATCAAGCCAGCCAGGCTCGGCGCACCCGCCTCACTGCAAACCATCGTGGACAAGGCGCACAGTTTGAGCCCGACTGCTTTCCTCTCCGGGGTGCTCTTTCCAATTGGGAAGACCGGCAACATCGTCACATACATGGATACAGCCGCCGTCGGCGATTACACTCATCGCGACATCCATACCTTCGCGGCCGACGGCACGCTGCTCACCACCTGGCACTACGGCCACAACGAAACGCTGGGCGACTGGATCCTGTGGCTGGTGAACCCGCTGCACTTCGGCACGCTGTGGGGCACACCGGTGAAGGTGCTGTGGAGCATCCTCGGCCTCAGCCTGCCGGCGCTGTCGATCACAGGTCTGCTGATGTACTGGAATCGCTATCTCGGCAAGCGTTGGGCGAAGCTGTCGGCTCTTCCGCAAAGAGGATGCCCTCGCACAGTACCCCAATAA